GACAAAGCGGGCTTGATTTCGGCGGCCTCCCAGGTCGCGCCGCCATCGGTCGAGACTTCGATTTTGCTGATACCGCGGTCGCCGGCGAAGGCAATGCCGGCGACGCTCGTCTCGCCTTTGACTGTCCGGGCGGGCGCGTCAATGCGTGACATGGTTTTATACTCGGCGCGGTCGTCCCAGCCGCGCCGCTGCCAATACCCTTTCAGATCATAATCAATCGGTTCGAGCCGTGTGATCCACTTGACGTTCTTCATTCCATAGATGCCCGGCACCAGCAGACGCAGCGGGTAGCCGTGCGCCGGGGTCAAGGGCTCGCCGTTCATCTCGTAAACCAGTAACGTGCCCTCTTGCATGGCACGATCAAGCGGTATCGAATCGAGATAATCATCACTGGCGCGTAGGGCGATATCCACGACGCCCGGCTTCAGACCTGCCCTTTGCAATAACTCTTTCAATCGCACGCCGCGCCACCGCGCATTGCCGATCAAGTCGCCGCCGACTTCGTTGCTGATGCAGCAGAGGGTCGCATACTGCTCGACCGCCGGAAGCGCTTTGATGTCATCGTAAGTCAGGTTCATCGGCGTCTCGACGAGACCACTGATCTCAAGCCGCCATCGCGCGGCATCCACTTCAGGATCGAAGGCGTTCTTTGAAACAACATAAAAGTCCGGGGTCGGGGTTACCTCAAGCGCGAGGTTTTCGATGGAGGGAAATTCACCCGTGCCGCCTCGCACACGGCCTGCACCGCTGTTGAGCCACGAGCCGAGTAGTGACCGCCCGATGTCATAAACCCCGACGGCCAGTCCGGCATAACCAATGCCGCGCACGACCCGGCGACGACTGAGCAGCTTGCTTTGCGCTACCACGGCTCCATCACCATCAAGGTAAGCGCGAGCCGCGAGTATCAAGGACGCGGCGTATACCGCATGGGTCAGCAACAGCGCCACCGAGGTAACGAGCGGGCCTTGCCGCAAGTATTGACCCGCAATCCCCCCGCCGAGAACCGGGATGATGACGAGCAAGGTAAGCAGATATACGGCCGCCGCAAAGCCGCCGAGCGCGGCACGGCGCGCAACCGTTGTGCGCGGCGATGGCAGGAGTTGGAAGGAACCAAAACCCGCGGCGGTCAGGGCAATCAAATAGACGACGACGCAGGCGAGAAACGCGAGATGCTTGGCGAAAGGGCCG
The genomic region above belongs to Blastocatellia bacterium and contains:
- a CDS encoding molybdopterin-dependent oxidoreductase is translated as MEILRLNINKDEPQATLKEIRLQVALIAAIATVAASLIARFVFGAPLIPELLAQYFFSVAPIWMVEPAVALLGPFAKHLAFLACVVVYLIALTAAGFGSFQLLPSPRTTVARRAALGGFAAAVYLLTLLVIIPVLGGGIAGQYLRQGPLVTSVALLLTHAVYAASLILAARAYLDGDGAVVAQSKLLSRRRVVRGIGYAGLAVGVYDIGRSLLGSWLNSGAGRVRGGTGEFPSIENLALEVTPTPDFYVVSKNAFDPEVDAARWRLEISGLVETPMNLTYDDIKALPAVEQYATLCCISNEVGGDLIGNARWRGVRLKELLQRAGLKPGVVDIALRASDDYLDSIPLDRAMQEGTLLVYEMNGEPLTPAHGYPLRLLVPGIYGMKNVKWITRLEPIDYDLKGYWQRRGWDDRAEYKTMSRIDAPARTVKGETSVAGIAFAGDRGISKIEVSTDGGATWEAAEIKPALSSFSWVLWQKRWTPQQSSKHRLVVRATDGRGNLQTSQYAPPEPSGSSGYDAKTVASE